A genome region from Archaeoglobus fulgidus DSM 4304 includes the following:
- the hisH gene encoding imidazole glycerol phosphate synthase subunit HisH: MIAIVNYGVGNLKSISKALETVGAKVSVTSDPEKIKCASGVVFPGVGAFKSAIEKLNLIRDVIDSLEVPILGICLGMQLFATESTEGGVYRGLDYIPGRVVRFPPSVGKVPHMGWNTLKITREAEILDGVESGEFVYFVHSYYMQTDDEFVISKTDYGIDFPSGVERENYIGFQFHPEKSGKVGLRILENFVNIVKR, encoded by the coding sequence ATGATTGCAATAGTCAACTATGGTGTGGGCAACTTAAAGAGCATTTCAAAGGCGCTGGAGACTGTGGGGGCGAAAGTGTCTGTTACCAGCGACCCGGAAAAAATAAAGTGTGCATCGGGAGTTGTTTTTCCGGGCGTTGGTGCGTTTAAGTCAGCAATCGAAAAGTTAAATCTAATCAGGGACGTTATCGACTCTCTTGAAGTCCCAATACTCGGTATTTGTCTTGGAATGCAGCTTTTCGCCACAGAAAGCACGGAAGGTGGTGTTTACAGGGGGTTGGATTACATTCCGGGGAGAGTTGTAAGGTTCCCTCCCAGCGTTGGAAAGGTGCCGCACATGGGCTGGAACACTTTAAAGATAACGAGAGAAGCAGAAATTCTGGACGGTGTTGAGAGCGGCGAGTTCGTCTACTTCGTGCACTCCTACTACATGCAAACCGACGATGAGTTTGTAATCTCCAAAACTGACTACGGAATTGACTTTCCGTCAGGAGTTGAGAGGGAAAATTACATCGGCTTTCAGTTCCATCCCGAGAAGAGCGGAAAGGTAGGGCTGAGAATTCTGGAGAACTTCGTGAACATCGTTAAGAGGTAG
- a CDS encoding MBL fold metallo-hydrolase, producing MYRIIEAPNSGKYPFSHSLLIGKSCIIDTGSGEALAPLRVDCVLNTHWHEDHIAMNSIGRKVLAHPLDAEAIESYEEFRRRYGIGDSVRLFINFEFGQVDDVFEDGEQLEFEGVSVEVIHTPGHSAGHCCFVINNEAVFLGDIDLTSFGPWYGCLDCDVDDFVRSVKKMMREVERRDIEIAIPSHGRPVYGKEEIIGAMREYLKKIFERDKAIRELVRLGVDPVGKGIIYRKIPEPREIYLHFEKIMVEKHLTTSLDEFCLD from the coding sequence ATGTACAGAATCATCGAAGCCCCAAACTCTGGCAAGTATCCCTTCAGCCACAGTTTGCTGATTGGAAAAAGCTGCATTATTGACACAGGCTCCGGAGAAGCTCTTGCTCCGCTCAGGGTTGATTGCGTCCTCAACACACACTGGCATGAGGACCACATAGCGATGAACAGCATAGGGCGAAAGGTTCTCGCACACCCTCTCGACGCAGAGGCGATTGAAAGCTACGAGGAGTTCAGGAGAAGGTACGGTATCGGTGATTCGGTCAGACTTTTCATAAACTTCGAATTCGGACAGGTTGATGATGTTTTTGAGGATGGGGAGCAGCTGGAATTTGAGGGGGTAAGCGTTGAAGTGATACACACTCCCGGGCACTCAGCAGGCCACTGCTGCTTTGTTATCAACAACGAAGCGGTATTTCTGGGTGATATAGACCTCACGAGCTTTGGACCGTGGTACGGCTGCTTGGATTGCGATGTTGACGATTTCGTTAGGTCTGTAAAGAAGATGATGAGGGAAGTCGAAAGAAGAGATATAGAGATCGCGATCCCCTCCCACGGAAGGCCCGTTTACGGCAAGGAGGAAATAATCGGTGCGATGCGGGAATACCTCAAAAAAATTTTTGAGAGGGATAAGGCCATTAGAGAACTCGTGAGGTTAGGTGTTGATCCGGTCGGAAAAGGAATAATTTACCGGAAAATACCTGAGCCAAGAGAGATTTACCTGCACTTCGAAAAAATTATGGTGGAGAAGCACCTCACCACTTCTCTCGATGAATTCTGTCTGGATTGA
- a CDS encoding nitroreductase family protein — protein sequence MEECLKMIYTRRSIRVYSDRQISDEDIEKILKAAMLAPSAGNEQPWHFIVVRDREMLKKMSEAFTFGQMLPNASAAIVVCADPKLSKYPYDMWVQDCSAATENILLAARCLGIGSVWLGVYPREERMKALRELLGIPENIVVFSVVSLGYPKDEKDFYEADDRFNPDRIHREKW from the coding sequence ATGGAAGAATGCCTTAAGATGATATACACCAGGAGGAGCATCAGAGTTTACTCAGACAGGCAGATAAGCGATGAAGATATTGAGAAAATCCTCAAGGCCGCGATGCTCGCGCCCTCTGCGGGAAACGAGCAGCCCTGGCACTTCATAGTAGTGAGAGACAGGGAGATGCTGAAGAAAATGAGCGAAGCTTTCACCTTCGGTCAGATGCTGCCCAACGCCAGTGCGGCAATAGTGGTTTGCGCTGACCCGAAGCTTTCAAAGTACCCCTACGATATGTGGGTTCAGGACTGCAGTGCGGCAACGGAGAACATTCTGCTGGCAGCAAGGTGCCTTGGCATAGGCTCCGTATGGCTTGGAGTTTATCCGAGAGAGGAGAGAATGAAAGCTCTGAGGGAACTGCTCGGCATTCCGGAAAACATAGTGGTTTTCAGCGTCGTCTCCCTCGGCTACCCCAAAGATGAAAAGGACTTTTACGAGGCCGATGACAGGTTCAATCCAGACAGAATTCATCGAGAGAAGTGGTGA
- a CDS encoding acetoacetate decarboxylase family protein encodes MAWTTPYSKSGRSALVPAGPWSYGMEAISVHAMLSGFEELLPENMESEGEGYVYFAEIISQSPNFPELNYEAPGLVQYRELAIFLKVKYGGRVLAYCPFMYVDNDVSLLRGFVAGFPKKLAVIDITREHPLLEQKKFGGVAMRGGYGLAKMVVEPMEEVESNPLDSFGSWMLYRFAEPMGVKEFVEIVPEVSYAKIERGNAELKLYSGINDELPVVKEILGGYRFSALLKIREIKKVQ; translated from the coding sequence ATGGCGTGGACAACACCCTACTCGAAATCCGGAAGGTCGGCTCTCGTGCCTGCTGGGCCGTGGAGCTACGGTATGGAGGCCATATCCGTCCATGCGATGCTTAGCGGCTTTGAGGAGTTGCTGCCGGAAAACATGGAAAGTGAGGGGGAGGGGTATGTTTACTTTGCCGAAATCATCTCGCAAAGTCCGAACTTTCCCGAGCTCAACTACGAAGCTCCGGGACTGGTTCAGTACAGAGAGCTTGCCATATTCCTGAAGGTGAAATATGGCGGGAGAGTCCTCGCCTACTGCCCCTTTATGTACGTTGACAACGATGTCTCACTGCTGAGAGGCTTTGTTGCCGGATTTCCAAAAAAGCTTGCTGTCATTGACATTACAAGGGAGCATCCTCTGCTTGAGCAGAAAAAATTCGGGGGAGTTGCGATGAGGGGCGGTTACGGCCTTGCAAAGATGGTGGTTGAGCCGATGGAGGAGGTCGAGTCCAATCCGCTTGACAGCTTTGGAAGCTGGATGCTCTACAGGTTTGCCGAACCTATGGGTGTAAAGGAGTTCGTGGAGATAGTTCCTGAGGTTAGCTACGCGAAAATCGAGAGAGGAAACGCAGAGCTGAAGCTTTACAGTGGGATAAACGACGAGTTGCCTGTTGTAAAGGAAATTCTTGGGGGTTACAGGTTCTCGGCCTTGCTCAAAATCAGGGAAATCAAAAAAGTTCAGTAG
- a CDS encoding Mrp/NBP35 family ATP-binding protein has product MQKRVTDEDIKERLDKIGFRIAVMSGKGGVGKSTVTALLAVHYAKQGKKVGILDADFLGPSIPHLFGLEKGKVAVSDEGLEPVLTQRLGIKVMSIQFLLPKRETPVIWRGPLIAGMIREFLGRVAWGELDYLLIDLPPGTGDAPLTVMQDAKPNGAVIVSTPQELTAAVVEKAITMAEQTKTAVLGIVENMAYFECPNCGERTYLFGEGKASELARKYKIEFITEIPIDSDLLKLSDLGRVEEYEPDWFEFFPY; this is encoded by the coding sequence ATGCAGAAGAGAGTTACTGATGAGGATATCAAAGAGAGGCTCGACAAAATAGGTTTTAGAATTGCCGTGATGAGCGGTAAGGGTGGTGTGGGTAAATCAACCGTCACAGCTTTGCTGGCTGTGCATTACGCCAAGCAGGGAAAGAAGGTTGGAATTCTCGATGCCGACTTTCTTGGCCCGAGCATTCCCCACCTCTTTGGTCTTGAGAAGGGAAAGGTAGCCGTGAGCGACGAGGGCCTTGAGCCAGTTCTGACGCAAAGGCTTGGGATAAAGGTAATGTCCATCCAGTTCCTTCTGCCCAAGCGGGAAACGCCGGTAATCTGGAGAGGGCCCTTGATTGCTGGTATGATCAGGGAGTTCCTCGGCAGAGTTGCCTGGGGGGAGCTTGACTATTTGCTGATTGACCTTCCGCCGGGAACGGGAGATGCGCCTCTCACAGTAATGCAGGATGCGAAGCCAAACGGGGCGGTTATAGTCTCAACTCCTCAGGAGCTGACCGCAGCGGTGGTTGAAAAGGCGATAACGATGGCTGAGCAGACGAAAACGGCTGTGCTGGGGATTGTGGAGAACATGGCCTACTTCGAGTGTCCCAACTGCGGCGAGAGGACGTACCTCTTTGGCGAAGGTAAAGCATCGGAACTGGCCAGAAAGTATAAAATAGAGTTTATTACCGAAATTCCAATCGACTCTGATTTGCTGAAGCTCTCTGATTTGGGCAGAGTGGAGGAATACGAACCGGACTGGTTCGAGTTCTTCCCCTACTGA
- a CDS encoding helix-turn-helix transcriptional regulator, translating to MDTFEALACSGQRKEILNILSISPKSIKEISELTGISPPLVSRHLKKLGELGLVEKDNTRYILTDKGYFVHLALEKFRRIVRVLDKDPEFWEIHDFSGIPDEFKLRIDEIGDYEILRSDKDEVLKHYRVFSSIYTESEIVRLASAVFFPSHPKMFAEIAAKADVEVIIPLKALNTLKSKYKEELKQYLANGGKIYRNDDVRLTVIVTERALCMGFFLRDGKYDTESGLLSFDDTAIRWGFDLYNYFKKSALPVEY from the coding sequence ATGGATACCTTTGAAGCTCTCGCATGTTCGGGGCAAAGGAAAGAGATTTTAAATATTCTTTCAATCTCTCCGAAATCTATCAAGGAAATTAGCGAGCTAACGGGGATATCACCTCCCTTAGTTTCAAGACATTTGAAAAAGCTCGGTGAGCTGGGACTGGTTGAGAAAGACAACACCCGATACATTCTGACGGATAAGGGTTACTTCGTGCACCTCGCCCTTGAGAAGTTCAGAAGAATAGTGAGGGTGCTGGATAAAGATCCTGAGTTCTGGGAGATTCACGATTTCAGCGGCATTCCCGACGAATTCAAGCTGAGGATTGACGAGATTGGGGATTATGAGATACTGAGGAGTGACAAGGATGAGGTGCTCAAGCACTACAGGGTGTTCTCCTCCATATACACTGAATCCGAAATAGTCAGGTTGGCTTCGGCCGTTTTCTTCCCCTCCCACCCGAAGATGTTCGCCGAGATAGCGGCAAAAGCCGATGTTGAGGTGATAATACCTTTGAAAGCTTTGAACACGCTTAAAAGCAAGTACAAGGAAGAATTGAAGCAGTATCTGGCTAATGGAGGTAAAATTTACAGAAACGATGACGTCAGGCTGACGGTTATTGTTACAGAAAGGGCATTATGCATGGGCTTCTTTCTTCGAGACGGAAAGTACGACACGGAAAGCGGACTGCTGAGCTTCGACGATACTGCGATTAGGTGGGGGTTTGACCTGTACAATTACTTCAAAAAGAGCGCCTTACCGGTTGAATACTGA
- a CDS encoding NAD(P)/FAD-dependent oxidoreductase, whose amino-acid sequence MVAIDYVVIGAGYAGLMCAEALMDKGFKTLVFDMRESGGEIVVFSKLEEFRSKYEKYIEKIEEIRKDIPVDIGTVIKSKPVIINSGNGLKRYEARRVILATGATDTAPVKLNVLSKKIEGIYTLENALREISENNKIGEKVLIAAKDDVIVKLAESQLSDLGYDVEISELTNDIQVIGKERVEGVEISGVRYSCDTLVVYGGRNPFNPLKLRGTPVGNVVTCTYDYSKVEENVKNFLAKI is encoded by the coding sequence ATGGTAGCAATAGACTACGTGGTAATCGGTGCAGGTTATGCGGGATTGATGTGCGCCGAAGCCCTTATGGATAAGGGATTCAAGACTCTCGTATTTGACATGAGAGAAAGCGGAGGAGAAATCGTCGTATTCTCCAAGCTGGAGGAGTTCAGGTCGAAGTATGAAAAGTACATTGAAAAGATCGAGGAAATAAGAAAAGACATCCCGGTGGATATAGGGACTGTTATCAAATCTAAGCCTGTTATTATCAACTCAGGAAACGGTTTGAAGAGATACGAAGCGAGAAGAGTTATATTAGCCACAGGAGCCACTGACACCGCTCCCGTCAAGCTGAACGTTTTGAGCAAGAAGATTGAAGGTATTTACACGCTTGAAAACGCCTTAAGAGAGATTTCCGAGAACAACAAAATAGGCGAAAAAGTGCTGATTGCAGCCAAGGATGACGTGATAGTTAAGCTCGCCGAATCTCAGCTAAGCGATCTTGGCTATGACGTGGAAATCAGCGAGCTCACGAACGATATTCAGGTAATAGGGAAGGAGAGGGTCGAGGGTGTGGAAATTTCTGGCGTGAGATACAGCTGCGACACTCTTGTCGTTTACGGGGGAAGGAACCCCTTCAACCCCCTCAAGCTGAGGGGCACTCCGGTTGGCAACGTTGTAACATGCACATATGACTATTCCAAAGTTGAGGAGAATGTAAAGAACTTTCTTGCAAAAATTTAG